The Fulvivirga ligni genome window below encodes:
- a CDS encoding pyridoxal phosphate-dependent aminotransferase: MSESLTVQLSDRIANMEESATLAMAAKAREFKAKGINVISLSLGEPDFKTPKHIQEGAKQAIDEGKYFAYPPVPGYQDLREAIAKKFNDENNIPYKAENVVVSNGAKQSIANVMFSLLNPGDEVIVYSPYWVSYSALIQLAEGTPVFITGGLENDFKATAEQLKNAITDRTKAIIFSSPCNPTGSVFTKEELEAIAEVVLAHDSLMVISDEIYEHINYTGEQVSIGSLPGMVDRTITVNGFAKGFAMTGWRVGYIGAPLWVAKACTKMQGQVTSANCSIAQRAALTALTSDLGPTYEMKKAYEERRQLVYDLLSEIPGVKLNMPKGAFYFFPDVSSYFGKSTDGYEIKDASDLCLYILEKAHVSLVTGEAFGAPECIRLSYAASETELKEAISKIKEVLSLLS, encoded by the coding sequence ATGAGTGAATCACTAACCGTTCAATTGTCTGATAGAATTGCCAACATGGAGGAATCCGCCACACTTGCCATGGCTGCGAAAGCCAGGGAGTTTAAGGCAAAAGGGATTAATGTTATTAGCCTAAGCTTAGGTGAGCCCGATTTTAAGACTCCCAAGCATATTCAAGAGGGAGCCAAACAGGCAATTGATGAAGGTAAGTACTTCGCTTATCCTCCAGTGCCTGGTTATCAGGATTTAAGAGAGGCCATTGCTAAAAAATTCAACGACGAAAATAATATACCTTACAAAGCTGAGAATGTGGTAGTTTCTAACGGAGCGAAGCAGTCTATTGCTAATGTAATGTTCTCATTACTAAATCCTGGTGATGAAGTAATCGTTTATTCTCCTTACTGGGTGAGCTACTCTGCCCTTATCCAATTGGCAGAAGGTACTCCGGTATTCATTACAGGAGGTTTAGAAAATGATTTTAAAGCTACTGCAGAGCAGCTTAAGAATGCTATCACTGATAGAACTAAAGCTATTATCTTCTCTTCTCCATGTAACCCAACAGGTTCTGTGTTTACGAAAGAGGAATTAGAAGCTATTGCTGAGGTAGTTTTAGCTCATGATAGCCTTATGGTGATCTCAGATGAGATCTATGAGCATATCAACTATACCGGCGAGCAGGTGAGCATCGGTTCATTACCAGGTATGGTTGATAGAACTATCACCGTAAATGGTTTCGCTAAAGGTTTTGCTATGACTGGCTGGAGAGTAGGTTATATAGGAGCTCCTTTATGGGTGGCTAAAGCATGCACTAAAATGCAGGGGCAGGTAACTTCAGCTAACTGTTCTATTGCTCAGAGAGCAGCGTTAACAGCTCTTACTTCAGATCTAGGACCTACCTATGAAATGAAGAAGGCTTATGAAGAAAGAAGACAGCTGGTTTATGATCTATTATCAGAAATTCCAGGTGTGAAATTGAATATGCCTAAAGGTGCCTTCTATTTCTTCCCAGACGTAAGCAGCTATTTCGGTAAGTCTACTGACGGTTATGAAATTAAAGATGCTTCTGACCTATGTTTATACATTTTAGAGAAAGCTCACGTTTCATTAGTTACTGGTGAAGCTTTTGGAGCTCCTGAGTGTATAAGATTATCTTATGCAGCTTCAGAAACAGAGCTTAAAGAGGCTATCAGCAAGATTAAAGAAGTATTGAGCTTATTATCATAA
- a CDS encoding bifunctional heptose 7-phosphate kinase/heptose 1-phosphate adenyltransferase: protein MSYRSVEEIFEAFDDLKVLIVGDVMVDAYIWGVVERISPEAPVPVVRTTKRDFRLGGAANVALNVQSLGATPLLCAVVGDDDSGKRFIDRLSEKDISSEGIVVSAERPTTVKTRVMTSHQHVVRVDEETDVLLSKQEEAAVYKKIQQLMDQADVVIFEDYDKGVLSKGLIKDVVDLAQKKGIPTVVDPKKRNFLHYKHVTFFKPNLKELKEGLKLDFDKSDQKAIEEAVAVLSKKLESKGSLITLSERGVYVDYKGENHLVPAHMREISDVSGAGDTVISIAALCVALDLPPFMIAALSNLGGGLVCEYVGVVPINKQSLLKEAVKQNWI, encoded by the coding sequence ATGTCGTACCGTTCAGTTGAGGAAATATTTGAGGCGTTTGATGATCTGAAAGTTTTAATTGTAGGAGATGTAATGGTGGATGCCTACATCTGGGGTGTGGTGGAGAGAATATCTCCGGAAGCTCCTGTTCCTGTGGTAAGAACAACTAAGAGAGATTTTCGACTGGGCGGTGCTGCAAACGTAGCGCTAAATGTACAATCACTTGGCGCTACTCCATTGCTTTGCGCTGTAGTTGGTGACGATGACAGCGGTAAGCGATTTATTGATAGACTTTCAGAAAAAGATATATCTTCAGAAGGCATAGTGGTAAGCGCTGAGCGCCCTACCACTGTGAAAACCAGAGTCATGACCTCTCATCAGCACGTGGTGAGGGTAGATGAAGAAACGGATGTGCTTCTTTCTAAGCAGGAGGAGGCCGCTGTTTACAAAAAAATACAGCAGCTGATGGATCAGGCTGATGTGGTTATTTTTGAAGATTATGATAAAGGCGTTTTAAGTAAAGGCCTAATCAAAGACGTGGTAGACCTGGCTCAGAAAAAGGGCATTCCTACCGTAGTAGATCCTAAAAAACGAAATTTCCTTCACTATAAACATGTCACTTTCTTTAAGCCTAATTTAAAAGAACTCAAAGAGGGTTTAAAATTAGATTTTGATAAAAGTGATCAAAAGGCCATTGAAGAAGCAGTGGCTGTCCTATCTAAAAAGCTGGAAAGTAAAGGTAGTCTTATAACGCTTTCAGAAAGAGGCGTTTATGTAGATTACAAAGGTGAGAATCATCTGGTGCCAGCGCACATGAGAGAAATATCTGATGTTTCAGGTGCGGGTGATACTGTGATCAGCATTGCTGCACTTTGCGTAGCTCTTGATCTGCCTCCTTTTATGATCGCAGCCTTATCTAATCTTGGTGGTGGTCTGGTGTGTGAGTATGTTGGCGTGGTGCCAATCAATAAACAATCTCTTCTAAAAGAAGCTGTAAAACAGAATTGGATTTAA
- a CDS encoding carboxypeptidase-like regulatory domain-containing protein, with protein sequence MALINIANTNPMRLFGFILLFLITPLFAWAQATITISGKIVDQETSEPLIFASIGVKGEAIGTVSNSLGEFDFHIPPEYRNKLLVIKMLGYENIETNIRSLPNQDTIIFKLKKAVQLLDEVVIQDSLSGGDIVSIAVNRIDQNYPNTPFLLDGFYRDLKKIGGTYYSLLEAAVKIYDEDYHEPRNKNRLRERVALVEVRKSLGYNHKFTNYFDQNNLLEDLLLHNDVRYRLFHGNEEDEDKFYDTFERIRITFYNGHRVFVVASQSDYKLKLYIDTKTYAIIRLELDRKYPNDYVVRKKNQAYSKYISDKKTIDFKEYDGKFYLNYMKLVSKVNWYAVKDDKLKFETELYQELLINKIHSNTDNRIGNTRKMRRYGLQYQDEKYNREFWDNYNVIKDTPLDKEIMTDLKEQGELPDQFDY encoded by the coding sequence GTGGCTTTAATTAATATTGCTAACACCAATCCTATGCGCCTGTTTGGTTTTATACTTTTATTTTTAATTACTCCTTTATTCGCTTGGGCACAAGCTACTATAACCATATCAGGTAAAATCGTAGATCAAGAGACTAGTGAACCTTTGATTTTTGCCTCTATTGGAGTAAAAGGAGAAGCCATAGGTACAGTATCTAATTCCCTGGGTGAATTCGATTTCCACATACCACCAGAATATAGAAACAAGCTATTGGTTATCAAAATGTTAGGCTATGAAAATATAGAGACTAACATTAGAAGCCTTCCTAATCAGGATACCATTATTTTTAAGCTAAAAAAGGCAGTTCAGTTACTTGATGAGGTGGTTATACAAGACAGCCTGAGCGGAGGTGATATTGTGAGTATAGCCGTAAATAGAATTGATCAGAATTACCCTAACACTCCTTTCTTGCTTGATGGATTTTACAGAGATCTTAAAAAGATTGGCGGCACTTATTATTCTTTATTAGAAGCGGCTGTTAAAATCTATGATGAAGATTATCATGAGCCTAGAAACAAGAATAGACTAAGGGAAAGAGTAGCCCTGGTAGAAGTAAGAAAAAGCTTAGGATACAACCATAAATTCACCAATTATTTTGACCAGAACAACCTGCTGGAAGATTTGCTACTTCATAACGATGTGAGATACAGGCTTTTCCATGGCAATGAAGAGGATGAAGATAAGTTTTACGATACTTTTGAGCGAATCCGAATTACCTTCTATAACGGACACAGGGTTTTTGTGGTAGCTTCACAGTCTGACTACAAATTGAAACTTTATATAGATACTAAAACCTACGCCATCATTAGGCTTGAGCTAGACAGAAAATACCCCAATGACTATGTGGTTAGAAAGAAAAACCAGGCTTACAGCAAGTACATTAGCGATAAGAAGACCATTGATTTTAAAGAGTATGATGGCAAATTCTATCTGAACTATATGAAGCTGGTTTCAAAAGTAAACTGGTATGCTGTAAAAGATGATAAACTCAAGTTTGAAACGGAGTTATATCAAGAGCTGCTGATAAATAAAATTCACAGCAACACCGACAACAGAATAGGCAATACGCGCAAAATGCGCAGATATGGCTTACAGTACCAGGATGAAAAATACAATAGAGAATTCTGGGACAACTACAACGTAATAAAGGATACGCCGCTTGATAAAGAGATCATGACTGACCTAAAAGAACAAGGCGAACTTCCTGATCAATTCGATTATTAA
- a CDS encoding sensor histidine kinase, producing MKIIEKIPRIWKIAYLLICAWYAINYTLGSIMKWQILQPYNKAVLWNGFYLFEAICILVALTFIYSNWLLRFKLGVQIAGHIGGLLTYFLIISYLSYYFDYYLDGKVYFDDWKEYMLDLLSFEAMRFYDQYLITVAVYYIIRYFESLQRKDQEKSELALKNKEMELSLLKSQINPHFLFNTLNSISTLVGTNKEKARKVISQLSDLFRYSLDSHSDQNVRLIHELDFIENYIRIQQVRFGDRLRYVTDVESTCLSVEIPPMVLQPLIENSVKYGIGPKEEGGTIWLIVKRTEHGIYFEITDDGLGINAKKVLDGNSTGVGLKNSDRRLQSTYGRSACLHINAGKYGYSVSFTLPSNWEEIKNEEKQLEAV from the coding sequence TTGAAAATAATTGAAAAAATACCGAGGATATGGAAAATAGCATACCTGCTCATTTGCGCATGGTACGCTATAAACTATACTTTAGGTTCAATAATGAAATGGCAAATTTTACAGCCCTATAATAAGGCGGTGCTGTGGAATGGTTTTTACCTGTTTGAGGCCATATGTATTTTGGTGGCGCTCACCTTCATTTATAGTAATTGGCTTTTAAGGTTTAAGCTGGGTGTGCAGATAGCCGGTCATATCGGCGGTCTTTTGACGTACTTCCTCATTATCAGCTACTTGTCATATTATTTCGATTACTATCTGGATGGCAAAGTGTACTTTGATGACTGGAAAGAGTACATGCTGGACCTGCTAAGCTTTGAAGCGATGCGTTTTTATGATCAGTATCTTATCACCGTAGCGGTTTATTATATTATCAGATATTTCGAAAGCCTACAGAGAAAAGATCAGGAGAAAAGTGAGCTGGCTTTAAAAAATAAAGAGATGGAGCTGTCGTTGCTAAAGTCTCAGATTAACCCGCATTTCTTGTTCAACACGCTTAACTCTATCAGTACGCTGGTAGGTACTAATAAAGAGAAAGCAAGAAAAGTGATCTCGCAATTATCTGATCTGTTTAGATATTCACTAGATTCACATTCGGATCAGAATGTAAGGTTGATACATGAGCTCGATTTTATTGAGAATTATATTCGGATTCAGCAGGTAAGATTCGGTGATAGGCTGAGATATGTGACCGATGTAGAGTCTACTTGCTTAAGTGTGGAAATACCACCGATGGTTTTGCAGCCTCTTATCGAAAATTCCGTTAAATACGGTATAGGTCCTAAAGAAGAAGGGGGTACCATCTGGCTAATCGTGAAAAGGACAGAGCATGGTATTTATTTTGAGATTACAGATGATGGGCTGGGTATAAATGCTAAGAAAGTTCTAGATGGAAACTCCACGGGAGTAGGACTTAAAAATTCTGATCGAAGGTTGCAGAGTACCTATGGTAGGTCTGCATGTTTGCATATAAATGCAGGTAAATATGGATACTCAGTAAGTTTTACGCTACCATCTAATTGGGAGGAAATCAAAAATGAGGAAAAACAATTAGAAGCAGTGTAA
- a CDS encoding LytR/AlgR family response regulator transcription factor — protein MKIECLVIDDEKLARDLLLEFLEPYPEIEVIGECSKGQEAVEKINKLKPKLIFLDVQMPGMNGFDVLEAIDHKPYVIFTTAYDQYAIQAFDKNAVDYVLKPLDEERFSLAIKRVTDRIGTDKSNVEDILMNIQANKKEDEKFSSHLFVQKSEKLLNLDVNDIVHLEASGDYTILTTKNDQYLSSSGIGKLEEKLDPNKFIRIHRSTIINLNYLKEIEKHFNGGLIVKMENSKSFPVSRTYAKQIRKKVV, from the coding sequence ATGAAAATTGAATGTTTAGTTATAGATGACGAAAAGTTAGCCAGGGATTTATTATTGGAATTTCTGGAGCCCTATCCTGAGATAGAGGTTATTGGCGAATGCTCAAAAGGGCAGGAGGCCGTTGAAAAGATAAATAAACTAAAGCCTAAGCTCATATTCCTTGATGTGCAGATGCCTGGAATGAATGGCTTTGATGTATTAGAAGCCATAGATCATAAACCATATGTGATTTTCACCACAGCTTATGATCAATATGCTATTCAGGCTTTTGATAAAAATGCAGTGGATTATGTTTTAAAGCCATTGGATGAAGAGCGTTTTAGCTTAGCTATAAAAAGAGTAACTGACCGCATAGGTACTGATAAGTCCAACGTGGAGGATATTCTAATGAATATTCAGGCTAATAAAAAGGAGGATGAAAAGTTTAGCAGCCACCTTTTTGTGCAGAAATCTGAAAAGCTTTTAAATCTGGATGTAAATGACATTGTTCATCTTGAAGCTTCTGGAGATTACACTATCCTAACTACCAAAAATGATCAATACCTGAGTTCTTCTGGTATTGGTAAGCTGGAGGAAAAGTTAGACCCTAACAAATTCATTAGGATACACCGATCTACAATCATTAACCTGAATTATCTTAAAGAGATTGAGAAGCACTTTAACGGTGGGCTAATTGTGAAAATGGAAAACAGCAAAAGCTTTCCTGTAAGCCGTACTTATGCTAAGCAAATAAGAAAGAAAGTAGTGTAA